The genomic segment ACCCTGGCCTTGCCCTTGTTGCTGTTGTAGAATCATCTGAATAATCTGTGCAAGTAGTTCTGGTTGGATAGCATCTGGTGTTGGAGGCTGTCCTTGATCATCTGCATCACCATCTCCAGGAGGCATATCT from the Gammaproteobacteria bacterium genome contains:
- a CDS encoding hypothetical protein (Evidence 5 : Unknown function), encoding MPPGDGDADDQGQPPTPDAIQPELLAQIIQMILQQQQGQGQGPQGPQGMPPMPSGGPQGQPMQS